Proteins found in one Aegilops tauschii subsp. strangulata cultivar AL8/78 unplaced genomic scaffold, Aet v6.0 ptg000339l_subseq_43514:103354_obj, whole genome shotgun sequence genomic segment:
- the LOC123493575 gene encoding uncharacterized protein isoform X1 has protein sequence MDPVCRLPIFIDGVVPAGSDLNDGSEAGSGGPVGVRESSVAAYFNGGDPARNDANSLVSQASLRSNHIRDHPAESSACLVGELAWLRAPCASRMGALEKMIRGFAERDGEEVIKLELGNTFNSLTKAYHCYNLYSWEHRLILTPSQNVRSFFIIFVI, from the exons ATGGATCCGGTGTGCAG GTTGCCAATCTTCATCGATGGGGTTGTCCCCGCTGGCTCGGATCTGAACGACGGGAGCGAGGCCGGTAGTGGCGGTCCAGTAGGCGTGCGGGAGTCGTCTGTGGCTGCGTACTTCAATGGCGGCGACCCCGCCCGGAACGATGCGAACAGTCTAGTCAGTCAGGCGAGTCTGCGATCAAACCATATCCGCGACCACCCGGCTGAATCTTCAGCGTGTTTGGTTGGAG AGTTAGCGTGGTTGCGAGCGCCATGCGCTAGCAGAATGGGTGCTCTGGAGAAAATGATAAGAGGATTTGCAGAGAGGGATGGCGAAGAAGTGATCAAGCTGGAGCTGGGCAACACCTTCAACTCACTGACAAAGGCATACCACTGCTACAATTTGTATTCCTGGGAGCACAGATTGATACTCACTCCGTCCCAAAATGTAAGATCATTTTTTATCATTTTTGTCATATGA
- the LOC123493575 gene encoding uncharacterized protein isoform X2, whose protein sequence is MDPVCRLPIFIDGVVPAGSDLNDGSEAGSGGPVGVRESSVAAYFNGGDPARNDANSLVSQASLRSNHIRDHPAESSACLVGELAWLRAPCASRMGALEKMIRGFAERDGEEVIKLELGNTFNSLTKAYHCYNLYSWEHRLILTPSQNIWKEPAQS, encoded by the exons ATGGATCCGGTGTGCAG GTTGCCAATCTTCATCGATGGGGTTGTCCCCGCTGGCTCGGATCTGAACGACGGGAGCGAGGCCGGTAGTGGCGGTCCAGTAGGCGTGCGGGAGTCGTCTGTGGCTGCGTACTTCAATGGCGGCGACCCCGCCCGGAACGATGCGAACAGTCTAGTCAGTCAGGCGAGTCTGCGATCAAACCATATCCGCGACCACCCGGCTGAATCTTCAGCGTGTTTGGTTGGAG AGTTAGCGTGGTTGCGAGCGCCATGCGCTAGCAGAATGGGTGCTCTGGAGAAAATGATAAGAGGATTTGCAGAGAGGGATGGCGAAGAAGTGATCAAGCTGGAGCTGGGCAACACCTTCAACTCACTGACAAAGGCATACCACTGCTACAATTTGTATTCCTGGGAGCACAGATTGATACTCACTCCGTCCCAAAAT ATATGGAAAGAGCCGGCTCAATCCTGA
- the LOC109785103 gene encoding protein synthesis inhibitor I, with protein MDWEEAATLQVEAVAAAAVDLSPVEAVAAAEEVEADTSVNRSIVNNQRLTPIAKLLITLVGVVIAFQPASAIKIPESINGVPLIGMEADLEDYARLAREGRRVAKMRSPFTMSREGLPVLENQTGVAKPPPAWLYNKIVNGHDQVVFLIRSDNLYIGGYINPQGIIHSFAEYSSMLPGSISLGIGGSYRDLVGRRSNLANLDLGKRAMKRALKILSRYKHGVSDFFQMTTSLARYSVVLCEAQRFTEIHESLLDKWNSRTGYYIQRPKELLVSWASLSCGVLEKWKPTLKYGKTYYYETLWNYDNVRFKLRTSKTGAPYLLRLLIKGKRCQDSIMGWGHRP; from the exons ATGGACTGGGAAGAAGCGGCGACTTTGCAGGTGGAGGCcgtagcggcggcggcggttgatTTGTCGCCGGTGGAGGCCgtagcggcggcggaggaggttgAGGCGGACACATCAGTCAACCGCAGCATCGTCAACAATCAG AGACTCACTCCTATTGCAAAGCTTCTCATTACATTGGTAGGAGTTGTAATTGCATTTCAACCTGCTAGTGCTATCAAGATTCCTGAGAGTATTAATGG AGTGCCACTTATTGGGATGGAAGCGGATCTAGAGGACTATGCTAGGTTGGCTCGGGAAGGACGTCGAGTAGCCAAAATGCGCTCGCCATTTACCATGTCAAGGGAAGGTCTGCCTGTGCTTGAAAATCAGACTGGAGTTGCAAAACCACCGCCGGCCTGGTTATATAACAAGATTGTAAATGGCCATGATCAGGTGGTATTTCTGATTAGAAGCGATAACCTGTATATCGGTGGATACATAAATCCCCAAGGAATTATCCATTCATTCGCCGAATATTCAAGTATGCTCCCCGGATCCATTTCTCTAGGAATCGGTGGAAGTTATAGAGACCTAGTTGGTCGTAGGTCAAACCTTGCAAACCTTGATCTAGGCAAAAGGGCAATGAAGAGAGCTTTGAAGATTCTTTCTCGGTACAAACATGGAGTCAGCGACTTCTTTCAGATGACAACTTCACTGGCAAGGTACTCTGTAGTATTATGTGAGGCACAGAGGTTCACGGAGATTCATGAATCTTTACTTGATAAATGGAACTCAAGGACTGGATACTATATTCAGCGGCCTAAGGAGCTCTTAGTTAGCTGGGCTTCACTGTCGTGTGGTGTGCTGGAGAAGTGGAAACCCACCCTCAAATATGGTAAAACCTATTATTATGAGACATTGTGGAACTATGACAATGTACGGTTCAAACTTAGAACATCAAAAACAGGAGCTCCATATCTCTTGAGACTGCTGATAAAGGGCAAAAGATGCCAGGATAGCATAATGGGCTGGGGCCACCGCCCTTAG